The Corynebacterium jeddahense genome has a window encoding:
- a CDS encoding alpha/beta hydrolase-fold protein, producing MRDNRTTPTRLSAAKLPAALALPAALALTLAPALATSVGTNAQAQSSSSDLTALSSNRGLSDGLRPSDPPKRTPIEVEQNPVVPGLPAGVSVDRIEWITNRRVAVFIKSAAMPEHPIQVQILLARDWHSNPTAKFPEVWALDGLRARDDENGWTIETNIEQFYADKNVNVILPVGGESSFYSDWQRENNGKHYMWETFLTKELIPVLNNEFRSNGHRAVTGLSMGGTAAVNLAERNPQLFNFVGSFSGYLDTTTTGMPTAIKAAQLDAGGYNAEAMWGPLGSQDWIDHDPKLGIENLKDMTVYVSAGSGRDDFGAAESVAKGQANPAGVGLEVLSRLSTQTFVDYASRTSVKPIVRFRPSGVHSWEYWQFEMAQAWPFIANALNVAEADRGSKCTPVGAIAEETTSGVIGTCVNDEYDTGKDTKGKAQDFRGGTAFWSPGTGAHALYGAILAKYNALGGASGWLGFPVTGETQTPDGKGRFVHFQNGSVYWTAETGAYAIPGDMFEAWGKNGYETGDLKYPVAEANQVGKGYVQKFQGGYLTRNPDGSHFIVHGAIGEKYGEIGTATSELGYPTANEVAVKGGFFQAFEHGNIYWSAATGAHTVLTGDIFDEWGKRGYEQGELGWPVKDMAKIPAGGLTIDFQRGTIEQVNGQVNVRKK from the coding sequence ATGCGAGACAACCGGACCACCCCAACCAGGCTGTCGGCCGCGAAATTGCCGGCCGCCCTCGCGCTGCCAGCGGCCCTTGCGCTGACGCTGGCTCCGGCGCTGGCGACGTCGGTAGGCACGAACGCCCAGGCGCAGTCGTCCTCCTCCGACCTGACCGCCCTCTCCTCGAACCGCGGGCTGTCCGACGGCCTGCGCCCCTCGGACCCGCCGAAGCGCACCCCGATCGAGGTGGAGCAGAACCCCGTGGTGCCGGGCCTGCCCGCGGGCGTGTCGGTGGACCGCATCGAGTGGATCACGAACCGCCGCGTCGCCGTCTTTATCAAGTCGGCCGCCATGCCGGAGCACCCGATCCAGGTGCAGATCCTGCTCGCGCGCGACTGGCACTCCAACCCGACCGCGAAGTTCCCCGAGGTCTGGGCGCTCGACGGCCTGCGCGCCCGCGACGACGAGAACGGCTGGACCATCGAGACGAACATCGAGCAGTTCTACGCCGATAAGAACGTCAACGTCATCCTCCCGGTGGGCGGCGAGTCCTCCTTCTACTCGGACTGGCAGCGCGAGAACAACGGCAAGCACTACATGTGGGAGACGTTCCTGACCAAGGAGCTCATCCCGGTGCTCAACAACGAGTTCCGCTCGAACGGCCACCGCGCGGTGACCGGCCTGTCCATGGGCGGCACCGCGGCGGTCAACCTCGCCGAGCGCAACCCGCAGCTGTTCAACTTCGTCGGCTCGTTCTCGGGCTACCTGGATACGACGACCACCGGCATGCCCACCGCGATCAAGGCGGCGCAGCTCGACGCCGGTGGCTACAACGCCGAGGCAATGTGGGGCCCGCTCGGCTCGCAGGACTGGATCGACCACGACCCGAAGCTGGGCATCGAGAACCTCAAGGACATGACGGTCTACGTCTCCGCGGGTTCCGGTCGCGACGACTTCGGCGCCGCCGAGTCCGTGGCTAAGGGCCAGGCCAACCCGGCCGGCGTCGGCCTCGAGGTGCTCTCGCGCCTGTCCACCCAGACGTTTGTGGACTACGCCAGCCGCACGAGCGTGAAGCCGATCGTGCGCTTCCGCCCGTCCGGCGTCCACTCCTGGGAGTACTGGCAGTTCGAGATGGCGCAGGCGTGGCCGTTCATCGCCAACGCGCTCAACGTCGCCGAGGCGGACCGTGGCTCGAAGTGCACCCCGGTCGGCGCGATCGCGGAAGAGACCACCTCCGGCGTCATCGGCACCTGCGTCAACGACGAGTACGACACCGGCAAGGACACGAAGGGCAAGGCGCAGGACTTCCGCGGCGGCACCGCGTTCTGGTCGCCCGGGACCGGCGCGCACGCCCTCTACGGCGCGATCCTGGCCAAGTACAACGCGCTCGGCGGCGCGTCCGGCTGGCTCGGCTTCCCGGTCACGGGCGAGACGCAGACGCCGGATGGCAAGGGGCGCTTCGTCCACTTCCAGAACGGCTCCGTCTACTGGACCGCGGAGACCGGCGCCTACGCTATCCCGGGCGACATGTTCGAGGCCTGGGGCAAGAACGGCTATGAAACGGGCGACCTGAAGTACCCGGTGGCCGAGGCTAACCAGGTGGGCAAGGGTTACGTGCAGAAGTTCCAGGGCGGCTACCTCACCCGCAACCCGGACGGCAGCCACTTCATTGTCCACGGCGCGATCGGGGAGAAGTACGGCGAGATCGGCACCGCCACCTCCGAGCTGGGCTACCCGACGGCGAACGAGGTCGCGGTCAAGGGCGGCTTCTTCCAGGCCTTCGAGCACGGCAACATCTACTGGTCCGCGGCGACAGGCGCGCACACAGTCCTCACCGGCGACATCTTCGACGAGTGGGGTAAGCGCGGCTACGAGCAGGGCGAGCTGGGCTGGCCGGTTAAGGACATGGCGAAGATCCCCGCCGGCGGCCTGACCATCGACTTCCAGCGCGGCACGATCGAGCAGGTCAACGGCCAGGTCAACGTAAGGAAGAAGTAG